A segment of the Canis lupus baileyi chromosome 21, mCanLup2.hap1, whole genome shotgun sequence genome:
CTGGctattctttctaaattttagaatcagattttgatgaaaaatgtcagaatttttgttttaactaTTGAATGTATTaattgggaagaattgacatctttctTATATTGATCCTCCCTAGCCATAAACATGGTATAATCTTTTAATTCGTTATAATCTTTTTAATCTTGTAATACAATTCTATATTTAAGGAAAGAAAGtggttaaattaaaagaaatacaaggttTTAAAACAGATCTAGTGAAAAAAGGATCTCTGGATGCAATTTGACCCTGCAGGGGTGCTGTCTTACTGGAAAGTGACAGAAAGTGGGACTAAGGGATGAAAACTCCTGAGTTAGACTGAAAGGTGAACTAGGAAATGAGGTCAATTCCAGGAAGCCACAAATATACTGGAACCTCATACAGTGGAGCATTTCTTCCCCAATGATCTGATCTTTGCTCAATGTTCGCAGAAAATTGTTAAAGGCACTTTATTAAATTGTCATTTAGAgatctaatatttaaaatgacgAACTCactaatgattaatgatgctaCTGAACTTTCAAGGTTCAGCACAGATTTAGTTCCTGGGAAGGACTGAGAATGATAAGACTGCCCTTGAAGAAGAGATAACCTCAATACTGTTTATACATAACAGAGATTCAAAAATTACTCTTAAGGTATACTACTGAAATCACATCTCAAAATTAAcctaaaaaagaacatttcatctTCTTATTATTTGTCCTGTTTTTCATAGTAAGCATGAGACTTTgggatttattatattttcaattaattatttgtgcttttattaTTAGCATATGGCTACTCTAATGAACTATATCTACTTGTTGATAGATTGTATGTATTTTGTATACTGCTGCACCCTTAGCATTAATTTTGGTGTTTGCATCATAATAAACAATctacatttatttatcaaataaatgaatgacttttaaaataaatcaataattttaaaaagttgggtGTTTCCAGTATGTTAACTTTCCCCTCTACATAATCAGACCCACAGAAGCAATGGGACATGAAAACATCACAGAATTCATTCTCTTGGGACTTTTTAGTGATGAAGATGCGAAGGCCGCCTGCTTTGTGCTGTTCGTACTTTGCTACATTGCAATTCTCTCAGGAAACTTGCTCATTCTTCTCACAATCAGGGGCAGCCGCCTCCGTGAACAGCCCATGTACTTTTTCCTGAGCTACCTATCTTTCATGGATGTCTGCTTCACTTCCACAGTGGCCCCCAAACTGATCATAGACCTACTGGCCCAGCAGAAGACCATCTCCTACAATGGCTGCATGGCCCAGATGTTTTATGCCCATTTTTTTGGTGCCACTGAGATCTTCATCTTGGTGGCCATGGCCTATGACCGATATGCAGCCATCTGCAGACCCCTTCACTATATGGTCATCATGAGCAGACAGGTGTGCTATGTCCTTGTAATGGCCTCAATTCTCGGAGCATTTACCCATTCAATCATGCAAGTATTGATTATTATTGAACTTCCCTTCTGTGGCCCCAATCAGATAGACCACtatttctgtgatgttttccCCTTGCTGAAGCTGGCCTGCATGGATACTAGCTTGTTGGTTATTGTGATCATTACTACCACAGGAGTGCTGTCCATTTTGACCTTTGTTGCCTTGGTAATTTCTTACATCATCATCCTGTCTACCCTGAGGACCTACTCATCCCAGGGCTGCCGCAAAGCCCTCTCTACCTGTGGCTCACACATCACGGTTGTGTTCATGTTCTTCTTGCCTCTCATCTTCACATATGTCCCCATG
Coding sequences within it:
- the LOC140613360 gene encoding olfactory receptor 4P4-like; translated protein: MGHENITEFILLGLFSDEDAKAACFVLFVLCYIAILSGNLLILLTIRGSRLREQPMYFFLSYLSFMDVCFTSTVAPKLIIDLLAQQKTISYNGCMAQMFYAHFFGATEIFILVAMAYDRYAAICRPLHYMVIMSRQVCYVLVMASILGAFTHSIMQVLIIIELPFCGPNQIDHYFCDVFPLLKLACMDTSLLVIVIITTTGVLSILTFVALVISYIIILSTLRTYSSQGCRKALSTCGSHITVVFMFFLPLIFTYVPMADSVSNDKVFALFYTMIAPMFNPLIYTLRNTDMKNAMRKMWCRDARFEGK